One stretch of Pseudomonas fluorescens Q2-87 DNA includes these proteins:
- a CDS encoding DUF4879 domain-containing protein → MYRVNEKLLAAFGCALALGWPWQAVNAASAPPLSEVKVLKVESPACGFEDITPGQAQTRCDHSGPNIKVYVLEVGYGRQPVVTLDGFEVDGTRSPVCAFDNGNLNDCSVRTKVVGYLYTFDLKGKQEGTFSFSNVSINAPGNRMSAQLYIK, encoded by the coding sequence ATGTATCGTGTGAATGAAAAACTGCTGGCGGCGTTCGGTTGTGCCTTGGCTCTGGGGTGGCCCTGGCAGGCCGTCAATGCCGCCTCGGCGCCGCCCCTGAGCGAGGTCAAGGTACTCAAGGTCGAGTCGCCGGCCTGTGGCTTCGAGGACATTACCCCGGGGCAGGCGCAGACCCGTTGCGATCACAGTGGCCCGAATATCAAGGTCTACGTGCTGGAGGTCGGCTATGGCCGCCAGCCCGTGGTCACCCTGGACGGCTTTGAAGTCGACGGCACCCGCTCGCCGGTGTGTGCCTTCGATAACGGCAATCTCAACGATTGTTCCGTCAGGACCAAAGTCGTCGGTTATTTGTACACCTTCGACCTGAAGGGCAAGCAGGAAGGCACGTTCAGCTTCAGTAACGTCTCGATCAATGCTCCTGGCAATCGAATGTCGGCCCAGCTGTACATCAAGTGA
- a CDS encoding (2Fe-2S)-binding protein, with protein sequence MSATLSEATQAAFARHPIRLILNGQSRELHVLPWTMLLDLLREQLDLVGSKKGCDHGQCGACTVLRDGKRINACLTLAVMCDGAKLTTVEGLADGDQLHPMQQAFIKHDAFQCGYCTPGQICSAVGLVNEGRAQTPGEISELMSGNLCRCGAYTNIRDAIEEALPRCQQSGGDQ encoded by the coding sequence ATGAGCGCGACCCTGTCCGAAGCGACGCAGGCGGCCTTCGCCCGTCATCCGATCCGTCTGATACTCAATGGTCAGTCGCGTGAATTGCACGTGCTGCCCTGGACCATGCTGCTGGATCTGCTGCGCGAACAACTGGACCTGGTAGGCAGCAAGAAGGGCTGTGACCACGGCCAATGCGGCGCCTGCACGGTGCTGCGTGACGGCAAACGGATCAATGCCTGCCTGACCCTGGCGGTGATGTGCGATGGCGCCAAATTGACCACCGTGGAAGGCTTGGCCGACGGCGACCAACTTCATCCCATGCAACAGGCTTTCATCAAGCACGACGCGTTCCAGTGTGGTTATTGCACGCCCGGGCAGATCTGTTCGGCAGTCGGGTTGGTCAACGAGGGCAGGGCGCAAACCCCAGGCGAGATCAGTGAGCTGATGAGCGGCAACCTGTGCCGCTGCGGTGCCTATACCAACATTCGTGACGCCATCGAAGAAGCCCTGCCACGTTGCCAGCAGTCGGGAGGCGATCAATGA
- a CDS encoding MFS transporter, which yields MPSQAPLLLRHHRPFIAFWLARIFTASGFQMLTVAIGWNLYQLTGNVLDLGLVGLVEFAPRVLFMLHTGHVADRYDRRKVAAICQSLQAMIALALVIGSATDNVTREMIFILAFLLGAARSFEMPTTQALLPSIVPAALFPRAVAAAQSAQQSATIVAPALGGLLYAFGSVWVYGPTVLLYIIACCLMLNLPARQTPLNKGKATLDSLLAGIRFIRSRPDILGAISLDLFAVLLGGATALLPVFAKDILLTGPWGLGLLRSAPAVGALLMSLWLARFAVERNVGRVMFTAVGVFGVATIAFGLSTSFWFSLAVLVVLGAADMISMVIRASFVQLETPDEMRGRVSAVNGLFIGASNQLGEFESGLTAHWFGTVPAVVMGGVGTLLVTGTWIKLFPTLASRDRMHEPAEEAKA from the coding sequence ATGCCCAGCCAAGCGCCGTTGCTGCTCCGTCACCATCGTCCCTTCATTGCCTTCTGGCTGGCCAGGATCTTTACGGCCAGCGGCTTCCAGATGCTCACCGTGGCCATTGGCTGGAACCTCTATCAACTGACCGGTAACGTCCTGGACCTGGGCCTGGTGGGGTTGGTGGAGTTCGCCCCTCGCGTGTTGTTCATGCTTCATACCGGGCATGTGGCTGATCGCTATGACCGCCGCAAAGTCGCGGCCATCTGCCAGTCATTGCAGGCGATGATTGCCCTGGCGCTGGTGATCGGCAGCGCCACCGACAATGTCACCCGCGAAATGATCTTTATCCTTGCCTTCCTGCTGGGTGCCGCCCGCTCCTTCGAAATGCCCACCACTCAGGCGTTGTTGCCGAGCATCGTCCCGGCGGCGCTGTTTCCCCGGGCGGTAGCCGCCGCGCAATCGGCCCAGCAATCGGCCACCATCGTCGCGCCGGCGCTCGGCGGCTTGCTCTATGCCTTCGGCAGCGTCTGGGTCTACGGCCCGACGGTACTGCTCTACATCATCGCTTGCTGCTTGATGCTCAACCTTCCCGCCCGGCAGACGCCGCTGAACAAAGGCAAGGCGACGTTGGACTCGTTGCTCGCCGGGATTCGCTTCATCCGCAGCCGCCCGGACATTCTCGGGGCGATTTCCCTGGACCTGTTCGCCGTGCTGCTGGGCGGCGCAACGGCACTGCTGCCGGTGTTCGCCAAGGACATCCTGCTCACCGGTCCGTGGGGGCTGGGCCTATTGCGCTCGGCGCCAGCGGTCGGGGCCTTGCTGATGTCGCTGTGGCTGGCGCGGTTTGCCGTGGAGCGCAACGTGGGCCGGGTGATGTTCACCGCGGTCGGTGTGTTCGGCGTCGCCACCATTGCGTTCGGCCTCTCCACCTCGTTCTGGTTTTCCTTGGCGGTGCTGGTAGTGCTGGGCGCGGCGGACATGATCAGCATGGTCATCCGCGCCTCTTTCGTGCAGTTGGAGACGCCGGATGAAATGCGCGGCCGGGTCAGCGCGGTGAACGGGTTGTTCATCGGCGCCTCGAATCAGCTCGGCGAGTTCGAATCCGGCCTCACTGCACACTGGTTCGGCACCGTGCCGGCGGTGGTCATGGGTGGCGTCGGCACGCTGCTGGTGACCGGGACCTGGATCAAACTGTTCCCGACCCTGGCCAGCCGCGACCGAATGCACGAACCGGCCGAGGAAGCGAAAGCCTAA
- a CDS encoding xanthine dehydrogenase family protein molybdopterin-binding subunit produces MNASSKTIGQPLDRVDGLLKVTGQARYAAEYPEDGLLHGSVVSGAIARGRVLRIDASRALALPGVVAVIDHTNRPRIASYDEPYQDADAAEGSPFRPLYNDRILYSGQPLALVVAENLELARYAGSLIEIEYDIQGHQTDLKTLQNEAHPAPAELPKPRGNFQGEYASAALSVDVSYSTPVEHHNPMEPHASTVLYQPDGSLHIHDKTQGTQNCQAYVQEVFGLEKEQVRVFAAFVGGAFGSGLRPQYQLPLAVMAALALKRSVRVSLTRQQMFTFGYRPRTIQHLQLGAAANGRLLAVAHTAIGQTSSFEDFTEHVVEWSGMLYHCDNVTLTYKLVPLDVYTPLDMRAPGAALGLIGLECALDELACALAIDPVQLRLLNYAERNENEGKPYSSKELRECYAQGARRFGWDKRNPEPRSMREGRQLVGWGMAGGVWEAMQQKASARASLGSDGQLTVSSATTDIGTGTYTVMTQIAAEASGISLDDVTFVLGDSSLPTAPLQGGSFTVSSVGTAVQKACEALNEKLLAVARQTCPAFSGATLEQVTFADGQLRLGEATVALAELAQKSGETPLQAQVTTGPDEKRQAYATATHSAVFVEVLVDEDLGTVKVNRVVSAIAAGRVINPKTARSQILGGVVWGVGMALHEETLTDHALGRHMNHNLAEYHVPVNADIGDIEVIFVEEHDEVVNALGSKGVGEIGIVGVPAAVANAIYHATGKRVRDFPITLDKLL; encoded by the coding sequence ATGAATGCTTCGAGCAAAACCATAGGGCAACCACTCGACCGGGTCGATGGCTTGCTCAAGGTGACGGGCCAGGCCCGTTATGCCGCTGAATACCCTGAGGATGGCCTGCTGCATGGCAGCGTCGTGTCGGGCGCGATTGCCCGTGGCCGGGTGTTGCGTATCGATGCTTCCCGAGCCTTGGCCCTGCCCGGCGTGGTCGCGGTGATCGACCACACCAACCGCCCGAGGATCGCCAGCTACGACGAACCCTATCAGGATGCCGACGCGGCAGAAGGTTCGCCGTTCCGACCGTTGTACAACGACCGGATCCTGTACAGCGGCCAACCGTTGGCCTTGGTGGTGGCGGAAAATCTGGAACTGGCTCGCTACGCCGGTTCACTCATCGAGATCGAATATGACATCCAGGGCCATCAGACCGATCTGAAAACCCTGCAAAACGAAGCCCATCCTGCACCGGCCGAACTGCCCAAACCCCGTGGGAATTTTCAGGGTGAATACGCCAGCGCAGCGCTCAGCGTGGACGTGTCCTACAGCACACCGGTGGAACACCACAACCCGATGGAGCCTCATGCTTCAACAGTGCTGTATCAACCCGACGGCAGCCTGCACATCCACGACAAGACCCAAGGCACGCAAAACTGCCAAGCCTATGTGCAAGAAGTGTTCGGGCTGGAAAAAGAGCAGGTGCGAGTGTTCGCCGCTTTTGTCGGCGGCGCCTTCGGTTCCGGGCTGCGCCCTCAATATCAATTGCCCTTGGCGGTGATGGCGGCCCTGGCCCTCAAGCGCTCCGTGCGGGTCAGCCTGACGCGCCAGCAGATGTTTACCTTTGGCTATCGCCCGCGCACCATCCAGCACCTGCAACTGGGGGCCGCAGCCAATGGGCGCCTGCTGGCCGTGGCGCACACCGCCATCGGCCAGACCTCGAGCTTCGAGGACTTCACCGAGCACGTGGTGGAATGGAGTGGCATGCTTTATCACTGCGATAACGTGACCTTGACCTACAAACTGGTGCCGCTGGACGTCTATACGCCGCTGGACATGCGCGCGCCCGGCGCCGCCCTGGGGTTGATCGGCCTGGAATGCGCCTTGGATGAGCTGGCCTGTGCCCTGGCGATCGATCCGGTGCAGTTGCGGTTGCTCAACTACGCCGAGCGCAACGAGAACGAAGGCAAGCCGTATTCCAGCAAGGAATTACGCGAGTGTTACGCCCAAGGCGCTCGCCGTTTTGGTTGGGACAAGCGCAACCCCGAGCCGCGCAGCATGCGCGAAGGCCGGCAACTGGTGGGCTGGGGCATGGCCGGCGGTGTGTGGGAAGCCATGCAGCAAAAGGCCAGTGCCCGAGCCTCGTTGGGATCGGACGGCCAGTTGACCGTCAGCAGCGCCACCACCGACATCGGCACAGGCACCTACACGGTCATGACCCAGATCGCCGCCGAGGCGTCAGGCATTTCCCTGGACGACGTCACCTTTGTCCTCGGGGATTCATCATTGCCTACCGCGCCGCTGCAAGGCGGTTCGTTCACCGTCTCGTCTGTCGGCACTGCCGTGCAAAAGGCTTGTGAAGCGCTGAACGAAAAACTGCTGGCCGTGGCCCGGCAGACCTGCCCGGCCTTCAGCGGTGCGACCCTTGAACAAGTCACTTTCGCCGACGGCCAACTGCGGCTCGGCGAGGCGACTGTTGCCCTGGCCGAGTTAGCACAGAAAAGTGGCGAGACGCCGTTGCAGGCCCAGGTCACCACCGGGCCGGACGAAAAACGCCAAGCCTATGCCACCGCCACTCATTCAGCCGTGTTCGTCGAGGTGTTGGTGGATGAAGACCTGGGGACGGTGAAGGTCAATCGGGTGGTCAGCGCCATCGCCGCCGGGCGAGTGATCAACCCGAAGACCGCACGGAGCCAGATCCTGGGCGGCGTGGTCTGGGGCGTCGGCATGGCCCTGCACGAGGAAACCCTGACCGACCACGCCCTGGGCCGCCACATGAATCACAACCTGGCCGAGTACCATGTGCCGGTCAACGCCGACATCGGCGACATCGAGGTGATTTTTGTCGAGGAACATGACGAAGTCGTCAACGCGCTCGGGTCCAAGGGCGTCGGTGAAATAGGCATTGTCGGGGTGCCGGCGGCGGTGGCGAATGCGATTTATCATGCCACCGGCAAACGGGTGCGGGACTTTCCCATCACCCTGGACAAGTTGCTTTAG
- a CDS encoding FAD binding domain-containing protein, with the protein MNPFQYSKPDTVQAAIDLSSPVSRFIAGGTNLLDLMKENLTRPEHLIDITGLPLADLSETPSGGVMIGALVSNADLAWHPWIERRYPLLSQAILAGASPQLRNMASTGGNLLQRTRCYYFYDASVPCNKRRPGSGCPARDGLNRIHAIFGASDQCVATHPSDMCVALAALEAVVHVLGRGGARTIEFADFHRLPGDAPERDNQLADDELITAIELPARGFAEHSHYLKIRDRASYAFALVSVAAALELDGPVIRQARLALGGVAHKPWRDRAVESWLAGQTVSRETFTAAADALLQNAEPLEHNGFKIKLARRAIVRALGDAALGTAPQGGQA; encoded by the coding sequence ATGAACCCGTTCCAGTACAGCAAGCCCGACACTGTTCAGGCGGCCATCGACCTGTCGAGCCCGGTTTCGCGCTTCATCGCCGGCGGCACCAACCTATTGGACTTGATGAAGGAAAACCTCACCCGCCCCGAGCACCTGATCGATATCACCGGGTTGCCCTTGGCGGATCTCAGCGAAACGCCTTCCGGCGGAGTCATGATCGGTGCCTTGGTCAGCAACGCCGATCTGGCCTGGCATCCCTGGATCGAGCGCCGTTATCCGCTGCTGTCCCAAGCGATCCTGGCCGGTGCCTCGCCACAGTTGCGCAACATGGCCAGCACCGGCGGCAACCTGCTGCAACGTACCCGCTGTTATTACTTCTATGACGCCAGCGTGCCGTGCAACAAGCGCCGGCCGGGCAGCGGATGCCCGGCCCGGGACGGCTTGAACCGGATCCACGCGATTTTCGGCGCCAGTGATCAATGTGTCGCGACCCATCCCTCGGACATGTGCGTGGCCCTGGCCGCCCTGGAAGCGGTGGTCCACGTGTTGGGCCGGGGCGGAGCGCGGACCATCGAGTTCGCCGATTTTCATCGACTGCCCGGTGATGCCCCGGAGCGGGATAATCAACTGGCCGATGATGAATTGATCACTGCCATTGAGCTGCCGGCGCGCGGTTTCGCCGAGCATAGCCACTACCTGAAAATTCGCGACCGCGCCTCCTACGCCTTTGCGCTGGTGTCGGTGGCGGCGGCGCTGGAGCTGGATGGGCCAGTGATCCGCCAGGCGCGCCTGGCCTTGGGCGGCGTGGCCCACAAACCCTGGCGCGACCGGGCGGTGGAGAGTTGGCTGGCCGGCCAGACCGTCAGCCGCGAAACCTTCACGGCCGCCGCCGATGCGCTGCTGCAGAATGCCGAGCCGCTGGAGCACAACGGCTTCAAGATCAAACTGGCGCGCCGGGCCATCGTCCGGGCCTTGGGCGATGCCGCGCTGGGTACCGCACCGCAGGGAGGGCAAGCCTGA
- a CDS encoding DJ-1 family glyoxalase III: protein MIPGTKIPRALIAVAEGVDDLQTVTLIDVLRRAQVEVVVASIEGRRMLTCARGTRLTADGMLVDVLVQDFDLIALPGGIIGVQHLAAHQPLQQLVKNQAATGRFFAAIAEAPAVALLAFGVLRQRRMTCLPAVSQQLSGCNFVDQPVVVDGNCITAQGSAAALAFALALVEQLCGKGVRSVVAAELLA from the coding sequence ATGATTCCTGGAACCAAGATCCCCAGAGCCCTGATTGCCGTCGCCGAAGGTGTCGATGATTTGCAAACGGTGACGCTGATCGACGTGCTGCGCCGCGCCCAGGTCGAAGTGGTGGTGGCGAGCATCGAAGGCCGGCGGATGCTCACCTGCGCCCGCGGTACGCGCCTGACCGCCGATGGCATGTTGGTGGACGTGCTGGTGCAGGACTTCGACCTGATCGCCCTGCCCGGCGGCATCATCGGCGTTCAGCACCTGGCGGCTCATCAGCCACTGCAACAATTGGTCAAGAACCAGGCCGCCACCGGACGTTTCTTCGCCGCCATCGCCGAAGCCCCGGCCGTGGCGCTGCTGGCTTTCGGCGTGTTGCGCCAGCGGCGCATGACCTGCCTCCCCGCGGTGAGCCAACAATTGTCCGGTTGCAATTTCGTCGACCAGCCTGTGGTGGTGGATGGCAATTGCATCACCGCCCAAGGCTCGGCCGCCGCCCTGGCGTTCGCCTTGGCGCTGGTGGAGCAGCTCTGTGGCAAGGGCGTCAGGAGCGTGGTGGCGGCAGAATTGCTGGCCTGA